From the Excalfactoria chinensis isolate bCotChi1 chromosome 1, bCotChi1.hap2, whole genome shotgun sequence genome, one window contains:
- the KIN gene encoding DNA/RNA-binding protein KIN17 isoform X1, producing MGKSDFLSPKAIANRIKSKGLQKLRWYCQMCQKQCRDENGFKCHCMSESHQRQLLLASENPQQFLNYFSEEFRNDFLELLRRRFGTKRVHNNIVYNEYISHREHIHMNATQWETLTDFTKWLGREGLCKVDETPKGWYIQYIDRDPETIRRQQEQERKKKQDLDDEEKTAKFIEQQVRRGLEGKELEEPVYTELNRENEEEKVAFNLNKGASTSVAASSKTSSILGPSALKMAEGAVKRKESAHSSGQSKEKKKKSALDEIMELEEEKKRTSRTDYWLQPEIIVKIVTKKLGEKYHKKKAVVKEVIDKYTAVVKMIDSGDKLKLDQTHLETVIPAPGKKVMVLNGGYRGNEGILESINEKKFSATIIIDSGPLKGRRVEGIQYEDISKLA from the exons ATGGGGAAGTCGGATTTCCTCAGCCCAAAGGCTATCGCCAACCGCATCAAGTCCAAAGGGTTGCAGAAGCTACGCTGGTACTGCCAGATGTGCCAGAAGCAGTGCCGAGATGAG aaTGGCTTCAAATGTCATTGCATGTCTGAGTCTCACCAAAGGCAATTACTGCTGGCTTCTGAAAATCCTCAGCAATTCTTGAACTATTTTTCTGA GGAGTTCCGAAATGATTTCCTAGAACTGCTCAGGAGACGATTTG GAACAAAGAGAGTCCACAATAACATCGTGTACAACGAATATATCAGTCACCGAGAACACATCCACATGAATGCAACGCAATGGGAGACACTGACTGATTTTACAAAATGGTTGGGGAGAGAAG GCCTTTGTAAGGTTGATGAGACTCCAAAAGGCTGGTATATTCAGTACATTGATAGGGACCCAGAGACCATTCGCAGGCAACaagaacaagagagaaaaaagaaacaggacctcgatgatgaagaaaaaacagcGAAATTCATTGAACAGCAAGTTAGAAGAGGTTTGGAGGGGAAAGAACTG GAGGAACCAGTCTATACTGAactgaacagagaaaatgaagaagaaaaag ttGCATTTAACTTAAATAAAGGAGCAAGTACTTCGGTAGCAGCATCTTCAAAAACAAG cagcatcctTGGACCGAGTGCACTGAAGATGGCGGAAGGagcagttaaaagaaaagaatcagctcacagctctggtcagtccaaagagaaaaagaagaaatctgcaCTGGATGAGATTATGGAG cttgaagaagagaagaaaagaacatcTCGAACAGACTACTGGTTGCAGCCA GAAATCATTGTAAAAATTGTCACAAAGAAGCTTGGAGAGAAGTATCACAAGAAGAAGGCAGTTGTTAAG GAGGTGATTGACAAATATACAGCAGTTGTGAAAATGATTGATTCTGGAGACAAACTGAAGCTTGATCAGACACACCTGGAAACTGTAATACCAGCACCAG GCAAGAAAGTCATGGTATTAAATGGTGGTTACAGGGGAAATGAAGGCATCTTGGAATCTAtcaatgagaagaaattttcagCAACGATCATCATTGACTCT GGGCCTTTGAAAGGACGCCGAGTTGAAGGTATCCAGTATGAAGACATTTCCAAACTTGCCTGA
- the KIN gene encoding DNA/RNA-binding protein KIN17 isoform X2, protein MGKSDFLSPKAIANRIKSKGLQKLRWYCQMCQKQCRDENGFKCHCMSESHQRQLLLASENPQQFLNYFSEEFRNDFLELLRRRFGTKRVHNNIVYNEYISHREHIHMNATQWETLTDFTKWLGREGLCKVDETPKGWYIQYIDRDPETIRRQQEQERKKKQDLDDEEKTAKFIEQQVRRGLEGKELEEPVYTELNRENEEEKVAFNLNKGASTSVAASSKTSILGPSALKMAEGAVKRKESAHSSGQSKEKKKKSALDEIMELEEEKKRTSRTDYWLQPEIIVKIVTKKLGEKYHKKKAVVKEVIDKYTAVVKMIDSGDKLKLDQTHLETVIPAPGKKVMVLNGGYRGNEGILESINEKKFSATIIIDSGPLKGRRVEGIQYEDISKLA, encoded by the exons ATGGGGAAGTCGGATTTCCTCAGCCCAAAGGCTATCGCCAACCGCATCAAGTCCAAAGGGTTGCAGAAGCTACGCTGGTACTGCCAGATGTGCCAGAAGCAGTGCCGAGATGAG aaTGGCTTCAAATGTCATTGCATGTCTGAGTCTCACCAAAGGCAATTACTGCTGGCTTCTGAAAATCCTCAGCAATTCTTGAACTATTTTTCTGA GGAGTTCCGAAATGATTTCCTAGAACTGCTCAGGAGACGATTTG GAACAAAGAGAGTCCACAATAACATCGTGTACAACGAATATATCAGTCACCGAGAACACATCCACATGAATGCAACGCAATGGGAGACACTGACTGATTTTACAAAATGGTTGGGGAGAGAAG GCCTTTGTAAGGTTGATGAGACTCCAAAAGGCTGGTATATTCAGTACATTGATAGGGACCCAGAGACCATTCGCAGGCAACaagaacaagagagaaaaaagaaacaggacctcgatgatgaagaaaaaacagcGAAATTCATTGAACAGCAAGTTAGAAGAGGTTTGGAGGGGAAAGAACTG GAGGAACCAGTCTATACTGAactgaacagagaaaatgaagaagaaaaag ttGCATTTAACTTAAATAAAGGAGCAAGTACTTCGGTAGCAGCATCTTCAAAAACAAG catcctTGGACCGAGTGCACTGAAGATGGCGGAAGGagcagttaaaagaaaagaatcagctcacagctctggtcagtccaaagagaaaaagaagaaatctgcaCTGGATGAGATTATGGAG cttgaagaagagaagaaaagaacatcTCGAACAGACTACTGGTTGCAGCCA GAAATCATTGTAAAAATTGTCACAAAGAAGCTTGGAGAGAAGTATCACAAGAAGAAGGCAGTTGTTAAG GAGGTGATTGACAAATATACAGCAGTTGTGAAAATGATTGATTCTGGAGACAAACTGAAGCTTGATCAGACACACCTGGAAACTGTAATACCAGCACCAG GCAAGAAAGTCATGGTATTAAATGGTGGTTACAGGGGAAATGAAGGCATCTTGGAATCTAtcaatgagaagaaattttcagCAACGATCATCATTGACTCT GGGCCTTTGAAAGGACGCCGAGTTGAAGGTATCCAGTATGAAGACATTTCCAAACTTGCCTGA
- the ATP5F1C gene encoding ATP synthase subunit gamma, mitochondrial isoform X2, translated as MFARGSAVVLYQPQWGQVRNMATLKDITRRLKSIKNIQKITKSMKMVSAAKYARAERELKPARVYGTGALALYEKAEIKAPEDKKKYLLIGVSSDRGLCGAIHTSIAKTLKNEITNLSNAGKEVMVVGVGDKIRGLLQRTHGNYFLMTFKEVGRRPPSFGDASIIASELLNSGYEFDEGSVIYNRFRSVISYKTDEKPIYSFETVAGSESLSIYDDIDADVLRNYQEFTLANILYYSLKESTTSEQSARMTAMDNASKNASEMIDKLTLTFNRTRQAVITKELIEIISGAAAL; from the exons ATGTTCGCGCGGGGTTCCGCCGTGGTGCTGTACCAGCCGCAATG gGGCCAAGTCAGGAATATGGCAACTCTGAAAGACA TTACCAGGCGCTTGAAATCCATCAAGAACATTCAGAAAATTACAAAGTCCATGAAGATGGTTTCTGCAGCAAAGTATGCAAGAGCTGAGAGGGAGCTGAAGCCTGCTAGAGTATATGGAACAGGAGCACTGG cactgtatgagaaagcagaaattaaggCACCCGAGGACAAGAAGAAGTATCTCCTTATTGGTGTGTCCTCTGATCGAGGTCTGTGTGGTGCTATCCATACATCTATTGCTAAGACCTTGAAGAATGAGATTACCAACCTCTCCAATGCAGGGAAGGAAGTTATGGTGGTTGGTGTAGGCGACAAGATTAGAGGCCTACTTCAAAG GACGCATGGCAATTACTTCCTGATGACATTCAAAGAAGTGGGGCGGAGACCTCCCAGCTTTGGAGATGCTTCAATCATTGCTTCAGAGTTATTGAACTCTGGGTATGAATTTGATGAAGGCTCTGTCATCTATAATCGGTTCAG ATCTGTCATCTCCTACAAGACTGATGAAAAACCTATCTACTCTTTTGAAACAGTTGCTGGTTCTG aaagcttgAGTATCTATGATGACATTGATGCTGACGTGCTGAGAAACTACCAGGAATTTACACTAGCAAATATTCTGTACTACTCCCTGAAAGAATCTACCACCAGCGAGCAGAGTGCTAGGATGACTGCTATGGACAATGCAAGCAAAAATGCTT CTGAGATGATCGACAAACTGACTTTGACATTCAACCGTACCCGTCAGGCTGTTATTACTAAGGAGCTTATTGAGATCAtctctggtgctgctgctctgtga
- the ATP5F1C gene encoding ATP synthase subunit gamma, mitochondrial isoform X1, with translation MFARGSAVVLYQPQWGQVRNMATLKDITRRLKSIKNIQKITKSMKMVSAAKYARAERELKPARVYGTGALALYEKAEIKAPEDKKKYLLIGVSSDRGLCGAIHTSIAKTLKNEITNLSNAGKEVMVVGVGDKIRGLLQRTHGNYFLMTFKEVGRRPPSFGDASIIASELLNSGYEFDEGSVIYNRFRSVISYKTDEKPIYSFETVAGSESLSIYDDIDADVLRNYQEFTLANILYYSLKESTTSEQSARMTAMDNASKNASEMIDKLTLTFNRTRQAVITKELIEIISGAAALD, from the exons ATGTTCGCGCGGGGTTCCGCCGTGGTGCTGTACCAGCCGCAATG gGGCCAAGTCAGGAATATGGCAACTCTGAAAGACA TTACCAGGCGCTTGAAATCCATCAAGAACATTCAGAAAATTACAAAGTCCATGAAGATGGTTTCTGCAGCAAAGTATGCAAGAGCTGAGAGGGAGCTGAAGCCTGCTAGAGTATATGGAACAGGAGCACTGG cactgtatgagaaagcagaaattaaggCACCCGAGGACAAGAAGAAGTATCTCCTTATTGGTGTGTCCTCTGATCGAGGTCTGTGTGGTGCTATCCATACATCTATTGCTAAGACCTTGAAGAATGAGATTACCAACCTCTCCAATGCAGGGAAGGAAGTTATGGTGGTTGGTGTAGGCGACAAGATTAGAGGCCTACTTCAAAG GACGCATGGCAATTACTTCCTGATGACATTCAAAGAAGTGGGGCGGAGACCTCCCAGCTTTGGAGATGCTTCAATCATTGCTTCAGAGTTATTGAACTCTGGGTATGAATTTGATGAAGGCTCTGTCATCTATAATCGGTTCAG ATCTGTCATCTCCTACAAGACTGATGAAAAACCTATCTACTCTTTTGAAACAGTTGCTGGTTCTG aaagcttgAGTATCTATGATGACATTGATGCTGACGTGCTGAGAAACTACCAGGAATTTACACTAGCAAATATTCTGTACTACTCCCTGAAAGAATCTACCACCAGCGAGCAGAGTGCTAGGATGACTGCTATGGACAATGCAAGCAAAAATGCTT CTGAGATGATCGACAAACTGACTTTGACATTCAACCGTACCCGTCAGGCTGTTATTACTAAGGAGCTTATTGAGATCAtctctggtgctgctgctct GGATTAA